One region of Natronorubrum aibiense genomic DNA includes:
- a CDS encoding amphi-Trp domain-containing protein → MSSETESDQEESGRELEFEHYLAREEVVDHLESFLDGFDDGETVTISFGDETVKSDAPPHMQFEVEYEEHGDQRELEFELEWRVQDEDFEIGAE, encoded by the coding sequence ATGTCCTCAGAAACAGAGAGCGACCAGGAGGAATCGGGACGCGAACTCGAGTTCGAACACTATCTCGCCCGCGAGGAGGTGGTCGACCACCTCGAGTCGTTCCTCGACGGGTTCGACGACGGCGAGACCGTCACGATCTCCTTCGGCGACGAGACCGTCAAGTCCGACGCCCCGCCACACATGCAGTTCGAAGTGGAGTACGAGGAACACGGTGACCAACGCGAACTCGAGTTCGAACTCGAGTGGCGCGTTCAGGACGAAGACTTCGAGATCGGGGCCGAGTAA
- a CDS encoding TrkH family potassium uptake protein: protein MQHQTIGRDLGRILQIVSLMLLVSILLAAVNGEFYAIPAFAISAMVVGGLGVALARQYQTAPDAGKLEAMVTAATAWGAVGVLGGLPFLFIAWTIALDPYPAWANTPPMNETVAVFRHPLNGTFESISGFTSTGLTMATVEEELPRSLHWWRSFIEWIGGVGVIVLTVAILARPGSGSLTLYESEARSEKIHPSVVSTVTEIWKIYLGITLSAILLFVVAGMPLWDAINHAMTAISTGGFSVHADSIGHYGSPLIEYAVIPVMVAGSIAFPIHYLILKGEVRNFYADIQTRWVFIWFTAGTIILTALLSANGQYDTLEETFRISLFQFVSATSNAGFGTTTIGGGTEQVWTTGTTLLLCLGMLTGAAAGSTVGGLKLIRVLILLKGTVWQIKSVFVPNSAVRHLQLGKRMLNQDQLEREYTEAAVVFILWILFLMIGVAVFLWTVSPAYPLEYIIFEVMSAQSTVGLDAGITGPNMPDAAKVVLILNMWVGRLEIIPVAVLLGTIFQQLDLYV from the coding sequence ATGCAGCATCAGACGATCGGGCGTGATCTCGGTCGAATCCTGCAGATCGTCTCGCTGATGCTGCTCGTCTCGATACTGCTTGCAGCAGTCAACGGAGAGTTCTACGCGATCCCCGCGTTTGCCATCTCCGCGATGGTGGTGGGCGGGCTCGGTGTTGCGCTCGCACGACAGTACCAAACCGCTCCGGACGCCGGGAAACTCGAGGCGATGGTCACGGCGGCCACCGCATGGGGGGCAGTCGGTGTGCTGGGTGGACTCCCATTTTTATTTATTGCGTGGACAATCGCGCTGGATCCGTATCCGGCGTGGGCGAACACGCCCCCGATGAACGAGACGGTCGCCGTCTTTCGTCACCCACTGAATGGGACCTTCGAGAGCATCAGTGGCTTTACGAGCACCGGGCTGACGATGGCCACAGTTGAGGAGGAACTTCCGCGATCGTTGCACTGGTGGCGGTCGTTCATCGAGTGGATCGGCGGCGTCGGTGTCATTGTGCTGACTGTCGCGATCCTTGCTCGCCCCGGCAGTGGTTCACTGACGCTCTACGAGAGCGAGGCTCGCTCCGAGAAGATTCACCCGAGTGTCGTCTCGACGGTGACAGAGATCTGGAAGATCTATCTCGGAATTACACTCTCAGCGATTTTGTTATTTGTCGTCGCTGGCATGCCACTGTGGGACGCGATCAATCACGCGATGACCGCGATTTCTACCGGTGGATTCTCAGTTCATGCGGATTCGATCGGCCACTATGGTAGTCCACTGATCGAGTACGCGGTCATTCCAGTAATGGTCGCCGGAAGTATTGCGTTCCCGATTCACTACCTGATTCTCAAAGGCGAAGTGCGGAATTTCTACGCCGACATCCAGACGCGGTGGGTCTTCATCTGGTTCACCGCCGGAACGATCATCCTGACAGCACTCCTCTCGGCCAATGGGCAGTACGACACGCTCGAAGAGACGTTCCGGATTTCGCTGTTCCAGTTCGTCTCCGCGACCTCAAACGCCGGATTCGGAACGACGACAATCGGTGGTGGAACCGAACAGGTCTGGACAACCGGAACGACACTTCTGCTCTGTCTCGGAATGCTTACCGGGGCTGCGGCAGGATCAACGGTTGGCGGCCTCAAGCTTATCCGCGTGCTTATACTGCTCAAGGGCACCGTGTGGCAGATTAAAAGCGTCTTCGTACCGAACAGTGCGGTTCGACACCTACAGCTGGGTAAACGGATGCTCAACCAAGACCAACTCGAACGAGAATATACTGAAGCAGCGGTTGTGTTCATTCTCTGGATACTCTTTCTCATGATCGGCGTCGCCGTGTTTCTGTGGACCGTCTCTCCGGCCTATCCGTTGGAGTACATAATTTTCGAGGTGATGAGTGCACAGAGCACTGTCGGCCTCGATGCTGGTATTACCGGACCGAACATGCCCGACGCAGCAAAGGTAGTGTTAATCCTTAATATGTGGGTTGGTCGATTGGAAATTATCCCAGTAGCTGTGCTGTTGGGGACTATCTTCCAACAGCTTGACCTCTATGTCTGA
- a CDS encoding potassium channel family protein — MYLIVIGAGDTGSYLIERAVTDGNDVVVIEQNEERANAASAAYDCLVLHDDARNHDTLKDADIDRADAVISTTDIDATNIMVMLLAQEHDVPNLVSVVHDPENLPVFEKIGATLIENPQHLIADHLYHSVRYPNVGDFIELDEATELVELTVTEDAPMNGQLLSTALKSGSLPEGALVVALERDGTIRAPKGETRIQAGDQVTVFTDDASLADAVAAFTGSDL; from the coding sequence ATGTATCTGATCGTTATTGGTGCGGGGGACACCGGTTCGTACCTGATCGAGCGTGCAGTAACTGACGGTAACGACGTCGTGGTCATCGAGCAAAATGAAGAGCGAGCAAACGCCGCTTCTGCGGCGTACGATTGTCTCGTCCTGCACGACGACGCGAGAAATCATGACACGCTCAAGGATGCGGACATTGATCGTGCAGATGCCGTCATCTCAACGACGGACATCGATGCGACCAATATCATGGTGATGTTGCTCGCACAGGAACACGACGTCCCGAACCTCGTGAGCGTCGTTCACGATCCCGAAAACCTCCCTGTTTTCGAGAAAATCGGTGCGACGCTGATCGAGAATCCACAACACCTGATCGCAGACCATCTCTATCACTCCGTCCGGTATCCGAACGTCGGTGACTTCATCGAACTCGACGAGGCCACCGAGTTGGTAGAACTGACCGTCACTGAAGACGCGCCGATGAACGGGCAACTCCTCAGTACTGCACTGAAATCAGGAAGCCTTCCCGAGGGAGCTCTCGTCGTTGCACTCGAGCGAGATGGGACGATACGAGCGCCGAAAGGAGAGACGAGAATACAAGCAGGTGATCAGGTGACGGTATTCACTGATGATGCCTCGTTGGCTGATGCGGTTGCAGCGTTTACCGGCAGCGATCTATGA
- a CDS encoding DUF63 family protein, translated as MDELIERYGPERIWAATVVLLAGGVTLAALLFPQRVYVDIIWQYFWGPVVADAHGWSCITWAGGEQVHCNNAPGDPGPTAAPGYTVVSYAGYIPTLILLVIGIWFYIRRLEIERYRAGFFALFPFMLFGGALRTVEDANVAAYRETAELAIQLPWSGFLISPLIYFTVFLVAAVAVFVSVWLERNDYVSGYEYPLVTVGALALATTLGWLGYLAATTPYLEFYPLIPTIVLGAATVSTAVVWTAIQRFAPELNRGTGYMGIVVIWAHAVDGFANQLMLDWSHVWNLGYSPKHPVNDAIVSVTGSVLPASVTDVIGAAWPFALLKLAAPVFIIWIFNEEIFEENPRFAILMMITVVAVGLGPGTRDMLRATFGI; from the coding sequence ATGGACGAGCTTATCGAGCGGTACGGGCCCGAACGGATCTGGGCCGCGACCGTTGTCCTCCTTGCTGGCGGTGTCACGCTCGCTGCCCTGCTGTTTCCCCAGCGCGTGTACGTCGACATCATCTGGCAGTACTTCTGGGGGCCAGTGGTCGCCGACGCCCACGGCTGGAGCTGTATCACGTGGGCGGGCGGTGAACAGGTACACTGCAATAACGCACCCGGTGACCCCGGTCCGACCGCCGCACCGGGGTACACCGTCGTCTCCTACGCGGGTTACATCCCGACGCTGATCCTGCTCGTCATCGGGATCTGGTTTTACATTCGTCGCCTCGAGATCGAACGCTATCGAGCGGGCTTTTTCGCGCTGTTCCCGTTCATGCTGTTCGGCGGCGCGCTCCGGACAGTCGAGGACGCGAACGTTGCTGCCTACCGCGAAACGGCCGAACTCGCGATCCAGTTGCCGTGGTCAGGGTTCCTGATCAGTCCGCTGATCTACTTCACGGTCTTTCTCGTCGCGGCAGTGGCGGTGTTCGTCTCGGTGTGGCTCGAGCGAAACGACTACGTGTCGGGGTATGAGTATCCGCTCGTCACGGTCGGTGCACTCGCGCTCGCGACGACGCTCGGCTGGCTCGGCTATCTCGCGGCGACGACGCCGTATCTCGAGTTCTACCCACTCATTCCGACGATCGTTCTCGGAGCGGCGACCGTTTCGACGGCGGTCGTCTGGACGGCGATCCAGCGGTTCGCACCCGAACTGAACCGCGGCACTGGCTACATGGGTATCGTCGTCATCTGGGCCCACGCGGTCGACGGCTTCGCGAATCAGCTCATGCTCGACTGGTCGCACGTGTGGAATCTCGGCTACAGCCCGAAACACCCGGTCAACGACGCGATCGTCAGCGTCACCGGCTCGGTCCTCCCCGCCAGCGTCACCGACGTTATCGGTGCCGCCTGGCCGTTTGCGCTCCTGAAGCTTGCCGCACCCGTCTTCATCATCTGGATCTTCAACGAGGAGATCTTCGAGGAGAACCCCCGATTTGCGATCCTGATGATGATCACCGTCGTCGCCGTCGGTCTCGGTCCCGGAACCCGTGACATGCTCCGGGCGACGTTCGGTATCTAA
- the tbsP gene encoding transcriptional regulator TbsP — MTSNLLNHKIDDILESVLEEASGDVYMVNPSADAIEEFVSVATAFDGELPSVQMLAGERTLKTVMDDFIVASNAADLISEGALGLRTLGEAPENSLLITEDRVIAIVHAGDRVGGLITDDESFVEDTYDTYAARWADASQFNLRTPPITDVRETLAEEISADAEADFTAILNSLETARGDGDGLDEVTISLLVAAKNEALLYDISKWGEDVGIASKATFSRTKTKLEDMGLIDTEKVPIDVGRPRLRLKIGDDRLREADNGQLATVAQSILN, encoded by the coding sequence ATGACCTCGAATTTACTCAACCACAAGATTGACGATATCCTCGAGTCGGTTCTCGAGGAGGCGTCCGGGGACGTCTACATGGTCAATCCGTCGGCAGACGCTATCGAAGAGTTCGTGTCGGTCGCGACCGCGTTCGACGGTGAGCTCCCGTCGGTGCAGATGCTCGCCGGCGAGCGAACACTCAAGACCGTCATGGACGACTTCATCGTCGCCTCGAACGCTGCCGACCTCATCAGCGAGGGCGCACTCGGGCTACGAACGCTCGGTGAAGCGCCCGAGAACTCGTTGCTGATCACCGAGGACCGCGTCATCGCGATCGTCCACGCCGGTGACCGTGTCGGTGGGCTCATCACCGACGACGAGAGTTTCGTCGAGGACACCTACGACACCTACGCAGCCCGCTGGGCCGACGCCTCCCAGTTCAACCTCCGGACACCGCCGATCACGGACGTTCGTGAGACGCTCGCCGAAGAGATCAGCGCCGACGCGGAAGCCGACTTTACGGCGATTCTCAACTCGCTCGAGACCGCCCGCGGCGACGGCGACGGGCTCGACGAAGTGACGATTTCGCTGCTGGTTGCCGCGAAAAACGAAGCGCTGCTGTACGACATCAGCAAGTGGGGCGAAGACGTCGGCATCGCCTCCAAAGCGACGTTCTCCCGGACGAAGACCAAACTCGAGGACATGGGTCTGATCGACACGGAAAAGGTTCCCATCGACGTTGGCCGACCACGCCTGCGCCTGAAGATCGGCGACGACCGACTTCGAGAGGCCGACAATGGCCAGCTCGCGACGGTCGCCCAGTCGATTCTCAACTGA
- the sucC gene encoding ADP-forming succinate--CoA ligase subunit beta: MKLHEYQAKQVFADAGIPTPASQLASDVDGAVAAAEEIGYPVAIKAQVQVGGRGKAGGIKLVDDEDEAREAADEILGMDLKGYHVGSVLVEEAVDFTDELYVGITMDRGEGKPVAMVSTKGGVNIEEVAEEDPDAIAREHIDPSFGMHPYQARKAVYDAGVDKAVARDVSNVLMTLYELWDDRDGSDAEINPLMVTADDDVIAADAVMNIDEDALFRQPELAEMEAEAASTGDELEQKADEYGFDYVRLEGNTGIIGNGAGLVMTTLDLVDYYGGEPANFLDVGGGAKADRIANALDMVFSDDNVESVVFNIFGGITRGDEVAKGINEALEQFDEIPKPVVVRLAGTNWEEGMEILNEDLVTVEQTLEDAVQRAVEYAEEVSE, from the coding sequence ATGAAACTACACGAGTATCAGGCGAAGCAGGTCTTCGCCGACGCTGGCATCCCGACGCCAGCCTCTCAACTCGCCTCCGACGTCGACGGTGCCGTCGCCGCGGCCGAGGAGATCGGGTATCCAGTCGCGATCAAAGCACAGGTGCAGGTCGGTGGCCGCGGGAAGGCCGGCGGAATCAAACTCGTCGACGACGAGGACGAAGCACGTGAGGCAGCCGACGAGATTCTGGGGATGGATCTCAAAGGCTACCACGTCGGCAGCGTGCTCGTCGAGGAAGCCGTCGACTTCACCGACGAACTCTACGTCGGCATCACGATGGACCGCGGCGAGGGCAAGCCCGTGGCGATGGTCTCGACAAAAGGTGGCGTCAACATCGAGGAAGTCGCCGAGGAAGACCCCGACGCGATCGCTCGAGAGCACATCGACCCCTCCTTCGGCATGCACCCCTACCAGGCCCGCAAGGCCGTCTACGACGCGGGTGTCGACAAGGCCGTCGCACGTGACGTCTCGAACGTCCTCATGACGCTGTACGAACTCTGGGACGATCGAGACGGCTCCGACGCCGAGATCAACCCGCTGATGGTCACGGCAGACGACGACGTCATCGCGGCCGACGCCGTGATGAACATCGACGAGGACGCGCTGTTCCGCCAGCCCGAACTCGCCGAGATGGAAGCCGAAGCAGCGAGCACCGGCGACGAACTCGAGCAGAAGGCCGACGAGTATGGCTTCGACTACGTCCGTCTCGAGGGCAACACGGGGATCATCGGCAACGGTGCTGGCCTCGTCATGACGACGCTCGACCTCGTCGACTACTACGGCGGCGAGCCCGCCAACTTCCTCGACGTGGGTGGCGGTGCGAAAGCCGACCGAATCGCGAACGCGCTCGATATGGTGTTCTCTGACGACAACGTCGAGAGCGTCGTCTTCAACATCTTCGGCGGCATCACCCGCGGCGACGAAGTCGCCAAAGGGATCAACGAAGCACTCGAGCAGTTCGACGAGATCCCCAAGCCGGTCGTCGTTCGTCTGGCCGGTACCAACTGGGAAGAAGGCATGGAGATTCTCAACGAAGACCTCGTGACGGTCGAACAGACCCTCGAGGATGCGGTCCAGCGTGCTGTCGAGTACGCTGAGGAGGTGAGCGAATAA
- a CDS encoding inositol monophosphatase family protein, which yields MSEREDESRRAGVALRAATAGADVAAASFRTDLEVERKDAKTDVVTQVDRNAQTRVIEVIDNAFPTESVVGEEADALKRVPETGPAWIVDPIDGTNNYVSGTRAFGTAVAAVRDGEPVAAATVCPALGDTYRVGPDGAFRNDEPLSVSDCSDPEAATVCPTFWWNFDHREEYAAATQAIVKRFGDMRRFGCAQLELAMVAAGALEGTMTNLRTNPWDTVAGVQLVREAGGTVTDLEGNRWRHDSTGLVASNGSLHDDLCAATREIGRTQ from the coding sequence ATGAGCGAACGCGAAGACGAGTCTCGGCGAGCGGGCGTCGCGCTCCGTGCGGCGACCGCGGGTGCGGACGTCGCGGCGGCGTCGTTTCGAACGGACCTCGAGGTCGAACGAAAGGACGCGAAGACGGACGTCGTCACACAGGTCGACCGGAACGCCCAGACGCGGGTGATCGAGGTCATCGACAACGCGTTTCCGACGGAGTCGGTCGTCGGTGAGGAAGCGGACGCGTTGAAACGGGTTCCGGAAACCGGGCCGGCCTGGATCGTCGACCCCATCGACGGGACGAACAACTACGTCAGCGGCACTCGCGCGTTCGGGACGGCCGTCGCCGCGGTCCGTGACGGCGAACCGGTCGCTGCGGCGACGGTCTGTCCCGCGCTGGGGGATACGTACCGCGTCGGTCCCGACGGCGCGTTTCGCAATGACGAGCCGCTTTCGGTCAGCGACTGCAGCGATCCGGAGGCTGCGACCGTCTGTCCGACGTTCTGGTGGAATTTCGACCACCGCGAGGAGTACGCTGCGGCGACGCAAGCAATCGTCAAGCGCTTTGGCGACATGCGCCGCTTTGGCTGTGCCCAACTCGAGTTGGCGATGGTCGCCGCCGGCGCGCTCGAGGGGACGATGACGAACCTGCGGACGAACCCGTGGGACACCGTCGCCGGCGTCCAGTTGGTTCGGGAAGCCGGTGGAACCGTCACCGACCTCGAGGGGAACCGCTGGCGACACGACAGTACGGGGCTGGTAGCCTCGAACGGCTCACTTCACGACGACCTGTGTGCTGCGACACGGGAGATCGGTCGAACGCAGTAA
- a CDS encoding class I SAM-dependent methyltransferase, whose translation MKKSLDEHAARFDELAGEYDDDTSDEYRACANLVVEHAAPEVDDTESPEPPRARTRSARGDVVLDLATGTGAIALALSPDAARVVGRDISEGMLEEAKRKADEKGLENVDFDYGTFREPNYDGDVDIVTSNFALHHLSDEEKREAIDVIAALEPRRFVLGDVMFFGEPDPDEPFYSPEVDDPATVGTLADAFTDAGFSLTAVERVHDQVGVLVAERPPTEAEEGVESTDR comes from the coding sequence ATGAAAAAGAGTCTTGACGAACACGCCGCCCGGTTCGACGAGCTCGCCGGCGAGTACGACGACGACACATCCGACGAGTACCGCGCCTGTGCGAATCTGGTCGTCGAACACGCCGCACCCGAGGTCGACGACACCGAGTCGCCGGAGCCGCCTCGAGCCCGCACTCGCTCCGCTCGCGGGGACGTCGTTCTCGACCTCGCGACGGGAACGGGGGCGATCGCACTTGCACTCTCCCCCGACGCAGCGCGCGTCGTCGGCCGCGATATCAGCGAAGGGATGCTCGAGGAGGCCAAACGGAAAGCCGACGAGAAGGGACTCGAGAACGTCGATTTCGACTACGGCACGTTCCGGGAACCCAACTACGACGGCGACGTCGATATCGTCACCTCGAATTTCGCACTACACCATCTCTCGGACGAGGAAAAGCGCGAGGCGATCGACGTGATCGCCGCCCTCGAGCCACGGCGGTTCGTCCTTGGGGACGTGATGTTCTTCGGCGAACCCGATCCCGATGAGCCGTTTTACTCACCGGAAGTCGACGATCCGGCGACTGTGGGAACGCTCGCTGATGCGTTCACAGACGCGGGCTTCTCGCTGACCGCCGTCGAACGCGTCCACGACCAGGTCGGCGTGCTGGTCGCAGAGCGACCGCCGACTGAAGCCGAAGAGGGAGTCGAGAGTACGGACAGATGA
- a CDS encoding RNase P subunit p30 family protein — translation MYEAVHAHPDGQSTVARFAKTAADYGFEGVVVRNHADSRAEYDADRISEAYGIDVVSGLEIRATDPQEAGGSVGNYRSSQTILALHGGTNALNRFAVENEKLDVLAHPMTDSGDINHVLVKAAVENGVRLEFNLSGVLRQSGGRRVRVIQSLRKLAEIVGYYDAPYVISADPTSHLELRGPRELCALGEQLGFSREFITEGLTEWGRLAERNRHIQSESFIEPGVEQGRYEKES, via the coding sequence ATGTACGAGGCCGTCCACGCCCACCCCGACGGACAGAGCACGGTCGCCAGATTCGCCAAAACGGCGGCCGACTACGGCTTCGAGGGCGTGGTCGTCCGCAACCACGCCGACTCGCGGGCCGAGTACGACGCCGACCGGATCAGCGAGGCCTACGGGATCGACGTCGTCTCCGGCCTCGAGATCCGTGCCACCGATCCACAGGAGGCTGGCGGCTCAGTGGGTAACTATCGCTCCTCGCAGACGATTCTGGCGCTTCACGGCGGCACGAACGCGTTGAATCGGTTCGCTGTCGAAAACGAGAAACTCGACGTGCTGGCCCATCCGATGACCGACAGCGGCGACATCAACCACGTGCTCGTGAAAGCCGCCGTCGAGAACGGCGTTCGACTCGAGTTCAACCTCTCGGGCGTGCTTCGACAGAGCGGGGGGCGGCGAGTACGGGTCATTCAGTCACTTCGCAAACTCGCCGAGATCGTCGGCTACTACGACGCACCCTACGTCATCAGCGCTGATCCGACCTCCCACCTCGAGTTACGTGGGCCACGAGAACTGTGCGCGCTGGGCGAACAGCTCGGCTTCTCGAGGGAGTTCATCACGGAGGGGCTGACCGAGTGGGGACGACTCGCCGAGCGGAATCGCCACATTCAGTCCGAGTCGTTCATTGAGCCGGGCGTCGAACAGGGGAGATATGAAAAAGAGTCTTGA
- a CDS encoding Rpp14/Pop5 family protein, giving the protein MKHLPKHLQPRWRYLAVELESWPDASISRRDFQRECWYAAQNLLGDPGSARADMTVIRFEYTGKTGEAIVRVRRGETEPARAALSCIDEIDGAPVGIYVCGISGTIRAAEENYLGRRGQDSEERNVVFGNEERVAVLRECVADVRLDEAFTGATDLDYDLA; this is encoded by the coding sequence ATGAAACACCTCCCGAAACACCTGCAGCCACGCTGGCGGTACCTCGCCGTCGAACTCGAGAGTTGGCCCGACGCGTCGATCAGTCGCCGTGACTTCCAGCGCGAGTGTTGGTATGCGGCCCAGAACCTGCTGGGTGATCCGGGAAGCGCTCGAGCCGATATGACGGTCATCAGGTTCGAGTATACCGGCAAAACCGGCGAGGCGATCGTCCGGGTCCGCCGCGGTGAGACGGAGCCAGCCCGTGCGGCACTGTCCTGTATCGACGAGATAGACGGTGCTCCCGTCGGAATCTACGTTTGCGGTATCAGTGGCACGATCCGTGCCGCTGAAGAAAACTATTTAGGACGCCGCGGGCAAGATTCTGAAGAGAGAAACGTCGTGTTCGGGAACGAAGAGCGAGTCGCCGTCCTGCGGGAATGCGTTGCAGACGTGCGACTCGATGAGGCGTTTACGGGCGCGACAGACCTCGATTACGATTTAGCGTGA
- a CDS encoding DUF5795 family protein: MSENRVVQGRMVTGKKLAELIEDGSVMEAESIQDADRDCPDCGGNVLEVGYMPSVTEFVTGWKCQDCDWSETDRD; encoded by the coding sequence ATGAGCGAGAATCGCGTCGTGCAAGGGCGAATGGTCACGGGCAAGAAACTTGCAGAGCTAATCGAAGACGGATCGGTGATGGAAGCCGAGTCGATTCAGGATGCCGACAGGGACTGTCCCGACTGCGGTGGTAACGTGCTCGAGGTCGGCTACATGCCCTCCGTCACCGAGTTCGTCACCGGCTGGAAGTGCCAGGATTGCGACTGGAGCGAGACGGACCGGGACTGA
- a CDS encoding UbiA family prenyltransferase, whose protein sequence is MTTPTAAHHSRGWYASLERVLRLLVHSNLFISLATMSVLVTTVILADLPLEALPVFIVFAATLFVYTVNRFTDLEEDEANVPERAAFTRRYGWLLLALGVGLYVAAISGAVVLGLEGAIYLLLPLVVALLYSVGGVKQLFLVKNLVVGFAWGAIPLGAGYYYDQPWSLEILAITAYVTAMITIAAVIFDIKDIEGDRAEGIATVPNRLGPAATRRYSQLANVAVAVGVVWLVVTTSLSSSFLSLLAMSAYVACYIPFATPERGPLYYGFVVDGEHVFLAGVVVTLEWLVW, encoded by the coding sequence GTGACCACACCGACTGCAGCACACCACAGCCGAGGGTGGTACGCGTCGCTAGAGCGCGTCCTGCGGCTGCTGGTCCACAGCAACCTCTTCATTTCGTTGGCGACGATGAGCGTCCTCGTCACGACAGTCATCCTCGCTGACCTCCCGCTCGAGGCCCTGCCGGTGTTTATTGTCTTCGCGGCGACGCTGTTCGTCTACACCGTCAACCGATTCACTGATCTCGAGGAAGACGAAGCCAACGTGCCAGAGCGGGCGGCGTTTACCAGACGGTACGGCTGGCTCCTGTTGGCACTCGGCGTCGGGCTCTACGTCGCCGCCATCTCGGGCGCGGTCGTCCTGGGGCTCGAGGGCGCGATCTACCTCCTGTTACCCCTCGTCGTCGCCCTGTTGTACTCCGTCGGCGGCGTCAAACAGCTCTTTCTCGTCAAAAACCTTGTCGTGGGCTTCGCCTGGGGGGCGATCCCGCTCGGGGCCGGCTACTACTACGACCAGCCGTGGTCGCTCGAAATCCTCGCGATCACGGCCTACGTGACCGCGATGATCACCATCGCGGCGGTGATCTTCGATATCAAAGACATCGAAGGCGACCGCGCGGAAGGGATCGCGACCGTGCCGAACCGGCTCGGCCCGGCGGCGACGCGACGCTACTCACAGCTCGCCAACGTCGCTGTCGCCGTGGGTGTCGTCTGGCTCGTCGTCACGACTTCACTCTCGAGTTCGTTTCTCTCCCTGCTCGCGATGAGCGCCTACGTCGCGTGTTACATTCCGTTTGCGACACCCGAGCGCGGGCCGCTGTACTACGGCTTCGTCGTCGACGGCGAGCACGTGTTCCTCGCCGGCGTCGTCGTCACACTCGAGTGGCTGGTCTGGTAA
- the sucD gene encoding succinate--CoA ligase subunit alpha, whose translation MSVLVDDDTRVVVQGITGGEGKFHAEQMMEYGTNVVAGAVPGKGGQEVNGVPVYDTVHQAVDEENADTSVIFVPPAFAGDAIFESLDSDLDLAVAITEGIPTQDMARVNKRLSETDTRLIGPNCPGLITPGEAKLGILPGNIFSEGNVGLVSRSGTLTYQVVDNLTNRGIGQTTAIGIGGDPIIGTDFVDALELFENDPDTDAIVMCGEIGGEDEEEAAAFIDENVDTPVAGFIAGRTAPPGKRMGHAGAIVSGSGTGTAESKISALNDAGVPVGDTPEEVADHIEEFLA comes from the coding sequence ATGAGCGTTCTAGTCGACGACGACACGCGCGTCGTGGTACAGGGCATCACCGGCGGGGAAGGCAAATTCCACGCCGAACAGATGATGGAGTACGGCACCAACGTCGTGGCCGGCGCAGTCCCCGGCAAAGGCGGCCAGGAGGTCAACGGCGTCCCGGTGTACGATACGGTCCACCAGGCCGTCGACGAGGAGAACGCCGATACGTCCGTGATCTTCGTCCCGCCGGCCTTCGCCGGCGACGCGATCTTCGAATCGCTCGACTCGGATCTCGACCTCGCGGTCGCGATTACGGAAGGCATCCCGACCCAGGACATGGCGCGAGTCAACAAGCGCCTCTCCGAGACCGACACGCGACTCATCGGTCCGAACTGTCCCGGTCTCATCACGCCCGGAGAGGCCAAACTCGGCATTCTCCCCGGCAACATCTTCTCGGAAGGGAACGTCGGTCTCGTCTCCCGTTCGGGGACGCTGACCTACCAGGTCGTCGATAACCTGACCAACCGCGGCATCGGCCAGACCACCGCGATCGGTATCGGTGGCGACCCGATCATCGGCACCGACTTCGTCGACGCCCTCGAGCTATTCGAGAACGACCCCGACACCGACGCGATCGTCATGTGCGGTGAGATCGGTGGCGAAGACGAAGAGGAAGCCGCCGCATTCATCGACGAGAACGTCGACACGCCGGTTGCCGGCTTCATCGCGGGCCGAACCGCGCCGCCGGGCAAGCGCATGGGCCACGCTGGTGCGATCGTCTCTGGCTCCGGTACCGGCACCGCAGAGAGCAAGATCTCGGCACTCAACGACGCTGGTGTCCCCGTTGGCGACACGCCCGAAGAGGTCGCCGATCACATCGAAGAGTTCCTCGCCTAA